GTGGCTTTAAAAATAGCATCCAATATCGGAGCGTCTATCGCTCTCCGAGCGCTCAATCAATCTGATCGGGCGATGACTGCCTCATTGTCAAAACTATCTTCCGGCTCCCGCGTCCAATCTGCCAGAGATGACGCCGCCGCTCTTGCCATCGGCTCCCGCCTC
This portion of the Alphaproteobacteria bacterium genome encodes:
- a CDS encoding flagellin; protein product: MALKIASNIGASIALRALNQSDRAMTASLSKLSSGSRVQSARDDAAALAIGSRL